One genomic segment of Chitinophaga sancti includes these proteins:
- the rpsA gene encoding 30S ribosomal protein S1, producing MEFRAKNLGGIKVLAENNIPNEQNAEQQAPAAQAVEVTATTNAPVVETAHDDFDWSVDKRNVSSYSKEEKAKYDQTYESTFKVIEENGLLTGTIVGLTKTDAVINIGFKSDGLISLNEFRDIQGLKVGDDVEVLVVEKEDRDGNLHLSRKQARQQRAWEKIVEVYKTGEVVTGTVTSKTKGGLIVDVYGMETFLPGSQIDVKPVTDYDQFVSKTMEFKVVKVNEAIRNAVVSHKALIESDIEQQRVDIISKLEKGQVLEGTIKNITDFGAFIDLGGLDGLLYITDISWGRISHPSEVLQMDQKINVVVLDFDDEKKRISLGYKQLTPHPWDTLPAHITEGARVKGKVVNIEDYGAFLEILPGVEGLVHVSEISWASTPINAKEFFKLGEEYEAVVVTLSKDERKMSLSIKQLTEDPWATIETKFPLDSRHKGIVKNITPYGVFVELETGIGGMIHISDLSWIKRFNHPSEYTKVGSEIEVVILGIDKENRKLSLGHKQIEEDPWNTFETIFPIGSVHEGTVVKKDDKGATVQLQYGLEAYAPARHLRTEDEKPISVEDVKEFMIIEFDRSEKRILVSHTRVWEQAKNEEKEAVAKEKRADADKTRKAVKNIQSKVEKATLGDLGALAELREKLKKDEGDKKDGE from the coding sequence GTGGAATTCCGGGCAAAAAACTTAGGTGGAATTAAAGTTTTGGCAGAAAACAACATTCCTAACGAACAAAACGCTGAACAACAGGCTCCGGCAGCACAGGCTGTAGAAGTAACAGCGACAACAAATGCACCTGTTGTAGAAACCGCTCACGACGATTTTGACTGGAGCGTAGACAAACGTAACGTTTCTTCTTACAGTAAAGAAGAAAAAGCTAAGTACGACCAGACTTACGAAAGCACCTTCAAGGTGATCGAAGAAAATGGTCTGCTCACTGGTACCATCGTTGGTTTAACCAAGACCGATGCTGTTATCAACATTGGCTTCAAATCTGACGGTCTGATTTCCCTGAACGAATTCCGTGATATTCAGGGTTTGAAGGTAGGTGATGATGTTGAAGTATTAGTAGTAGAAAAAGAAGACCGCGATGGTAACCTGCACCTGAGCCGTAAACAAGCTCGTCAACAACGTGCATGGGAAAAGATCGTGGAAGTGTACAAAACCGGCGAAGTTGTTACTGGTACTGTTACCAGCAAGACCAAAGGCGGCTTGATCGTAGACGTTTATGGTATGGAAACGTTCCTGCCAGGTTCACAGATCGATGTGAAACCAGTTACCGATTACGACCAGTTTGTTAGCAAAACAATGGAATTCAAAGTGGTTAAGGTTAACGAAGCCATCAGAAATGCAGTTGTTTCTCACAAAGCACTTATCGAAAGCGATATCGAGCAGCAGAGAGTGGATATCATCAGCAAACTGGAGAAAGGCCAGGTCCTGGAAGGTACCATCAAAAATATCACCGATTTCGGCGCATTCATCGACCTGGGTGGTCTGGATGGTCTGCTGTACATCACCGACATCAGCTGGGGCCGTATCTCTCATCCAAGCGAAGTACTCCAGATGGATCAGAAGATCAATGTGGTTGTACTGGACTTCGACGACGAGAAAAAACGTATCAGCCTCGGTTACAAACAACTTACTCCCCATCCATGGGATACCTTACCAGCTCACATCACTGAAGGTGCGCGCGTGAAAGGTAAAGTTGTGAACATTGAAGATTACGGTGCATTCCTGGAAATTCTGCCTGGTGTAGAAGGTCTGGTACACGTATCTGAAATCTCATGGGCTTCTACTCCAATCAACGCTAAAGAATTCTTCAAATTAGGTGAAGAATACGAAGCAGTGGTAGTTACCCTGAGCAAGGATGAGCGTAAAATGTCTCTGTCTATCAAGCAACTGACTGAAGATCCTTGGGCTACTATCGAAACTAAATTCCCGCTGGACAGCCGTCACAAAGGTATTGTGAAAAACATCACTCCTTATGGCGTATTCGTTGAGCTGGAAACTGGTATCGGTGGTATGATCCACATCTCCGACCTGTCCTGGATCAAACGTTTCAACCACCCAAGTGAGTACACTAAGGTAGGTAGCGAAATCGAGGTAGTTATACTGGGTATCGATAAAGAAAACCGTAAACTGAGCCTTGGCCACAAGCAGATCGAAGAAGATCCTTGGAACACTTTCGAAACTATCTTCCCAATCGGTTCCGTACACGAAGGTACTGTAGTGAAGAAAGATGATAAAGGTGCTACCGTTCAGCTGCAATACGGCCTGGAAGCTTACGCTCCTGCCCGTCACCTGCGCACTGAAGATGAGAAACCAATCAGCGTTGAAGATGTGAAAGAATTCATGATCATTGAATTCGATCGTAGCGAAAAACGTATCCTGGTATCTCACACCAGAGTTTGGGAACAAGCTAAGAACGAAGAGAAAGAAGCTGTCGCTAAAGAGAAGAGAGCTGATGCTGACAAAACCCGTAAGGCTGTGAAAAATATCCAGAGCAAGGTAGAAAAAGCTACACTTGGTGATCTGGGTGCACTGGCTGAACTGCGTGAGAAGCTGAAGAAAGATGAAGGCGACAAGAAAGATGGTGAATAA
- a CDS encoding rhomboid family intramembrane serine protease gives MNGTSFRSDIRYWLRQGNTINHLLFWNIVVFLVLNIPRLIANFSPAAAGVYNMIFDEASLHSFLPVFITKPWGLVTYMFSHVEIFHIFFNMLNLYYFGNLFRSFLGNHRIFPLYLLGGLMGGLAYLLVFNIIKTTDYPLMGASASVMALLIACATKIPNYEVGLMFLGAVRLKWLALAVLVLDILAIGQGNTGGIVAHLGGALIGFLYIKLLDNGTDLCQPLIWLFNRRVRVEAMQSRNRRSFKPKKSPLKVVKNYPEENKQLRLDQLLDKINDKGLESLSPEEKAWLNKMSEE, from the coding sequence ATGAACGGAACTTCTTTCAGATCAGATATACGATATTGGCTTAGACAGGGAAACACGATTAACCATTTACTTTTCTGGAACATTGTTGTTTTCCTTGTACTGAATATACCCCGGTTGATTGCTAACTTTTCACCCGCTGCAGCCGGCGTCTACAATATGATATTTGACGAAGCATCTCTACACTCCTTTCTCCCTGTGTTTATTACCAAACCGTGGGGCCTGGTGACCTATATGTTCTCACATGTTGAAATATTTCATATATTCTTCAACATGCTGAACCTGTATTACTTTGGCAACTTATTCCGCTCCTTCCTGGGCAATCACCGGATTTTTCCACTTTATCTGCTGGGTGGCCTGATGGGTGGTCTTGCTTACCTGCTGGTATTTAATATTATTAAGACGACTGACTATCCCCTGATGGGTGCCTCTGCCTCTGTCATGGCCTTACTGATCGCCTGTGCTACCAAGATACCCAACTATGAGGTAGGCCTCATGTTCCTCGGCGCCGTTCGCCTTAAATGGCTGGCACTCGCCGTACTGGTTCTGGATATTCTCGCTATAGGCCAGGGTAATACCGGCGGCATAGTGGCACACCTGGGTGGTGCGCTCATTGGATTCCTTTATATTAAACTGCTGGATAACGGAACCGACCTTTGCCAGCCACTCATCTGGTTGTTTAACCGCAGGGTCAGGGTCGAGGCGATGCAAAGCCGCAACCGCCGCTCTTTCAAACCGAAGAAGTCTCCACTCAAGGTAGTAAAGAATTACCCGGAGGAAAATAAACAGCTCAGACTCGACCAACTACTTGACAAAATCAATGACAAGGGCCTTGAAAGCCTGAGTCCTGAAGAGAAAGCCTGGCTGAATAAAATGAGCGAGGAGTAA
- a CDS encoding 4-hydroxy-3-methylbut-2-enyl diphosphate reductase, whose amino-acid sequence MKTFNVPIIYRSPLITAIKNSRKKQDRMKKDFTPTVLDFGPLKILLARHFGFCYGVENAIEIAFKTVEENPGKRIFLLSEMIHNPHVNNDLLAKGVQFMMDTTGRQLVPWETLTPEDIVIIPAFGTTLEIEAKLSSLGIAPLQYNTTCPFVERVWNKAEQIGQQSYTVIVHGKPGHEETRATFSHSRSNTPTVVVKDMQEAQILATFITGERPAAEFYERFKGQYSEGFDVVKDLQRVGVVNQTTMLATETQGIADYIKNVIMDRYALTPENVGERFADTRDTLCYATNDNQSAVTGLLEEQADLAIVVGGYNSSNTSHLVELCEEKLPTYFIAADDQMISRNKIRHYDFHHKQELNSDVFLPEKDVVTVMMTSGASCPDALVEAVIRRLLSFYGLEQQIEKVIENYK is encoded by the coding sequence ATGAAAACGTTCAACGTACCTATCATCTACCGGAGTCCGCTCATTACAGCTATTAAAAACAGCCGTAAGAAACAGGATCGCATGAAAAAAGATTTCACGCCTACTGTTCTTGACTTTGGTCCATTAAAGATATTACTGGCCCGTCACTTTGGCTTTTGCTACGGTGTGGAAAATGCTATCGAGATAGCATTCAAAACTGTGGAAGAAAATCCAGGTAAACGGATTTTCCTGCTCAGTGAAATGATCCATAACCCACATGTTAACAACGACCTGCTGGCCAAAGGCGTACAGTTCATGATGGATACCACCGGCCGTCAGCTAGTGCCATGGGAAACACTCACTCCCGAAGACATTGTTATCATTCCAGCCTTTGGTACGACGCTTGAAATTGAAGCAAAACTGAGTTCCCTGGGTATTGCACCATTACAATATAATACCACCTGCCCGTTTGTGGAAAGGGTATGGAACAAAGCCGAGCAGATTGGCCAACAATCATATACCGTGATTGTACATGGTAAACCAGGTCATGAAGAAACCCGTGCCACCTTCTCCCACAGCCGGAGCAATACCCCGACTGTAGTAGTAAAAGATATGCAGGAAGCCCAGATACTGGCTACCTTCATTACCGGCGAACGACCTGCTGCTGAATTCTATGAGCGATTCAAAGGACAATACTCCGAAGGATTTGATGTGGTAAAAGACCTGCAGCGCGTAGGCGTGGTCAACCAAACGACCATGCTGGCTACAGAAACCCAGGGAATCGCCGATTATATTAAGAACGTGATTATGGACAGGTACGCCCTGACCCCTGAAAATGTGGGAGAACGCTTTGCCGATACAAGGGATACCCTCTGCTATGCGACCAACGATAACCAGAGTGCTGTAACCGGGTTACTGGAAGAACAGGCAGACCTGGCAATCGTAGTGGGTGGCTATAACAGTTCAAATACCTCTCACCTGGTAGAATTGTGCGAAGAAAAACTGCCTACTTACTTTATAGCTGCTGACGATCAGATGATTTCGAGGAATAAAATCAGACATTATGACTTCCATCATAAGCAGGAATTAAACAGTGATGTATTTTTGCCTGAGAAAGATGTGGTGACAGTGATGATGACAAGTGGAGCAAGTTGTCCCGATGCCCTGGTCGAAGCAGTAATAAGGAGGTTATTATCGTTTTACGGACTGGAGCAACAAATAGAGAAGGTGATTGAAAATTACAAATAA
- a CDS encoding LytTR family DNA-binding domain-containing protein has translation MSEIKAIIVDDEQHCIDALQTMLAKKCPEVTVLGGVNSVKAAKELIDEVHPDVVFLDVEMPHQNGFELLKLFDKINFDIIFTTAYEQYALKAIKFNALDYLLKPFSVKELQDAVHKCISRKSMQQSEPGNSPLDVFLQNMKTLHQTHKKIALPTLNGLVFMPVQNIVRCESTGNYTRIFFTDKKNLMVSRPLKEFEELLTDVDFFRVHNSHLINLQQMQSYIQGEGGFALMSDGTQVEVSRRRKADFLKKAMQF, from the coding sequence ATGAGCGAAATTAAAGCGATTATCGTAGACGATGAACAGCATTGTATAGATGCCCTGCAAACCATGCTGGCCAAAAAATGCCCGGAAGTAACAGTGCTGGGTGGTGTCAATAGCGTAAAAGCGGCGAAGGAACTGATTGACGAAGTACATCCCGATGTTGTGTTCCTGGATGTAGAGATGCCTCACCAGAATGGGTTTGAACTACTGAAACTCTTTGACAAAATCAATTTCGACATCATATTCACCACCGCTTACGAGCAGTATGCCCTGAAGGCAATCAAGTTCAATGCACTTGATTACCTGCTCAAACCATTTAGTGTGAAGGAGCTGCAGGACGCCGTTCATAAATGTATAAGCAGGAAAAGCATGCAGCAATCGGAACCCGGCAATTCTCCGCTGGATGTGTTCCTGCAGAACATGAAAACCTTGCACCAGACGCATAAAAAAATCGCTCTTCCGACTCTTAACGGATTAGTTTTTATGCCGGTACAAAACATCGTACGGTGTGAGTCCACCGGAAACTATACAAGGATCTTTTTTACAGACAAAAAGAACCTGATGGTGTCGAGACCGCTGAAAGAGTTTGAAGAATTGCTGACGGATGTAGACTTTTTCAGGGTACATAATTCTCACCTGATCAATTTGCAGCAGATGCAATCGTATATACAGGGTGAAGGTGGTTTTGCGCTGATGAGTGACGGTACACAAGTGGAAGTTTCAAGAAGGCGAAAAGCAGATTTTTTGAAAAAAGCGATGCAATTCTAA
- a CDS encoding tetratricopeptide repeat protein → MAKQVPYVLLFLFLGFKVDISFAQDSSFIYRTLDSARNLRGDTTKVNWLLDKGKTFSRFFDKRKIENPFFQEAVTLAQHLKFARALFNVYNEIGTAKRNISEYILAADYHEKAIKYADDTKDDHLRAIARNNTGVDYRRMEKPLKAFEYHFKALQLAEKVNDVRNICVAINSIGNINLSTGKYEDAISHFNKALVLEKENKNDLGVAINLGNLGYAYQYLGKLDLAIDYYKKSLAVNMQLDNAMGKAICYNALGDAYKEKKEYAQALDALNKALEVEVGVDDKIHIAESYLHIGKCFSLMGKHDEARKYFQECIDLSQHWRFNYMLQEAYKALAADYKASGDFRRSLECADKSLVYKDSILDEKAALELAQMQAIYEVDRKDNQIKMLEHDKQLNELRTRRNVVYMLSIGGFLIMLAIGGFFYIRHRNLETKKQTLQLELRSLRAQMNPHFIFNSLSSIHRFIWSNNQEEASDYLTKFSRLMRMILDNTQYTFISLNKELESLRLYLDLEQLRCNNIFEYKIIVSDDINEEEVMIPPMIIQPYVENAIWHGLVHKSGKGLLEIAVSVNERTLTCLVTDNGIGRKKAMEIKEKKGQTHRSMGMKVTAGRIDLIRKINNTKEATVRITDLADHEGKATGTMVTLVLPVEFIF, encoded by the coding sequence ATGGCGAAACAAGTACCTTACGTTTTACTCTTTTTGTTCCTGGGGTTTAAAGTGGACATTTCATTTGCACAGGATTCTTCCTTCATTTACAGAACACTTGATTCTGCCCGGAATCTCCGAGGAGATACCACTAAGGTCAACTGGCTGTTAGATAAAGGGAAAACCTTCAGTCGTTTTTTTGACAAACGCAAAATTGAAAACCCCTTTTTCCAGGAAGCTGTTACCCTTGCTCAACACCTGAAATTTGCAAGGGCCCTGTTTAATGTTTATAATGAAATTGGTACCGCAAAAAGGAATATCTCTGAATATATCCTGGCTGCGGATTACCACGAGAAGGCTATCAAATATGCAGATGATACCAAAGACGATCATCTGCGCGCCATCGCCCGCAACAATACCGGCGTGGATTACCGGCGCATGGAAAAACCCCTGAAGGCATTTGAATATCACTTCAAGGCCCTCCAACTGGCTGAAAAAGTGAATGATGTACGCAACATTTGTGTTGCAATTAATAGTATTGGTAATATCAACCTCTCCACCGGCAAATACGAAGATGCCATCAGTCATTTTAATAAAGCCCTGGTCCTGGAAAAAGAAAACAAAAATGACCTTGGTGTCGCCATTAACCTGGGCAACCTGGGATACGCTTACCAGTACCTTGGTAAACTGGACCTCGCCATCGATTATTATAAAAAGTCGCTCGCGGTGAACATGCAACTGGACAATGCCATGGGCAAAGCCATTTGCTACAATGCCCTCGGCGACGCCTACAAGGAAAAGAAAGAATACGCCCAGGCGCTCGATGCCCTGAACAAAGCACTGGAAGTAGAAGTGGGGGTGGACGATAAAATACATATTGCTGAGAGCTACTTACATATTGGTAAGTGCTTTAGCCTAATGGGCAAACATGACGAGGCCCGCAAATACTTTCAGGAATGTATAGACCTGAGCCAGCACTGGCGCTTCAATTACATGCTGCAGGAGGCTTACAAAGCCCTGGCGGCAGACTATAAAGCCAGTGGCGATTTTCGTCGCTCTCTTGAATGCGCTGATAAATCACTGGTATACAAAGACAGTATCCTGGACGAAAAGGCAGCCCTTGAACTTGCCCAGATGCAGGCTATTTACGAAGTAGACCGCAAGGATAACCAGATCAAAATGCTGGAACATGATAAGCAACTGAATGAACTCCGTACCCGTCGCAATGTCGTGTACATGTTGTCTATCGGTGGTTTCCTGATCATGCTGGCCATTGGCGGGTTCTTTTATATCCGGCACCGTAACCTGGAAACGAAGAAACAGACCTTACAACTGGAACTCCGTTCCCTGCGTGCCCAGATGAACCCTCACTTTATCTTTAACTCACTCAGTTCCATTCACCGTTTCATCTGGAGCAATAACCAGGAGGAGGCGTCCGACTACCTGACCAAGTTCTCCCGGCTGATGCGCATGATCCTTGACAATACGCAGTATACCTTCATTTCACTCAACAAGGAACTGGAGTCCCTGCGGTTATACCTGGACCTGGAACAATTACGTTGTAATAATATCTTTGAGTACAAAATCATAGTGTCCGACGACATTAATGAAGAAGAGGTAATGATTCCTCCTATGATCATTCAGCCCTATGTCGAAAATGCGATCTGGCATGGACTGGTACATAAATCCGGGAAAGGCTTACTTGAAATAGCTGTATCCGTGAATGAACGTACCCTGACCTGCCTGGTCACTGACAATGGGATAGGCCGTAAAAAAGCAATGGAGATCAAAGAAAAGAAAGGACAGACACACCGTAGCATGGGGATGAAAGTAACAGCCGGCAGGATAGACCTGATCCGTAAAATCAATAATACCAAAGAAGCCACTGTAAGGATTACAGACCTTGCAGACCACGAAGGCAAAGCAACAGGAACAATGGTCACACTTGTGCTGCCTGTAGAATTTATATTTTAA
- the cmk gene encoding (d)CMP kinase: MKKIIITLDGYSSCGKSTLAKQLAAELDYVYIDSGAMYRAITLYFIQNRIDWNNPEEVAQALKNIQLEFVYNPLTGLSEMNLNGENVEQLIREMLVAEKVSEVAAVGAVREFAVAQQQEMGKQKGIVMDGRDIGTTVFPHAELKIFMTAEAAIRVERRFKELYAKNKSITLHEVKENLELRDYIDTNREISPLRKAEDAIILDNSQLSPNEQLKLVLQWVDDAVMVKS; the protein is encoded by the coding sequence TTGAAAAAGATTATCATCACCTTAGATGGATATTCTTCCTGTGGGAAGAGTACGCTAGCCAAACAGTTAGCTGCGGAGCTGGATTATGTATACATCGACAGCGGCGCCATGTATCGTGCTATCACGTTGTATTTTATTCAGAACCGTATAGACTGGAACAACCCTGAAGAGGTAGCCCAGGCATTGAAAAACATCCAGCTGGAATTCGTCTACAACCCACTCACCGGTTTATCCGAAATGAACCTGAATGGCGAAAATGTAGAACAACTGATCCGAGAAATGCTGGTAGCTGAAAAAGTAAGTGAGGTGGCCGCCGTTGGGGCTGTCAGGGAGTTCGCCGTCGCCCAGCAACAGGAAATGGGTAAGCAGAAAGGCATTGTAATGGATGGTCGCGACATCGGTACCACTGTATTTCCCCATGCAGAACTCAAGATCTTTATGACTGCTGAAGCAGCTATCCGGGTAGAACGCCGATTTAAGGAACTCTATGCTAAAAACAAAAGCATCACCCTCCACGAAGTAAAAGAAAACCTGGAACTACGCGATTACATCGACACCAACCGCGAAATCAGCCCCCTCCGTAAAGCAGAAGATGCTATTATATTGGATAACAGCCAGTTATCGCCAAACGAGCAACTGAAGTTAGTATTACAATGGGTAGACGATGCCGTGATGGTGAAGTCCTGA
- a CDS encoding T9SS type A sorting domain-containing protein, with the protein MKFLFSIILFCVTFHLSYGQETYISTGAQVWNFGNVGVFGNITNEGSLGSSPNANLYFYGKVWTNGFNASLRDESTSGLKGTGGFFSFAGSSGQQTISGGFNVAAKIGASFPNVNINNPDGVIFYNLNDLKIRNTLSLSNGLIFLNGQNLMVGDTSAGSIIGYSDRRFVVTGTTSTGGFLYRSKLNSSAGQVVFPIGSSALNYAPAAVQYEGDAEDFHARVFDSVYQYASSGTSIYDTVVYKTWNIGEELGGTGKTAVTLQHMDSNEGDEYSLNRDESYISLFKDSEWEHRYSVNDNMSTGTLTSQAMASSATMHSRGFGGIGLNAYFAKKTNFSNSYTPATIIDFNAYRVSISLVDLVWITSRETNMNVFEVERRLDNEETFTKVGTVATKAPNGNSTTKLSYYYQDTNAYDGWSYYRIKAVSKTGKYVYSDVREVGPLVAVTVYPNPNWGDFKINVRGIKTTLVMQLYDVWGQVMRRQEITGAGDVEVHNLPAGTYFLVMKQKDTMKEVYTCKVIVIDH; encoded by the coding sequence ATGAAGTTCTTATTCTCCATAATACTTTTTTGCGTTACGTTCCATCTCAGCTATGGGCAGGAGACTTACATCTCTACCGGTGCGCAGGTATGGAATTTTGGTAACGTCGGGGTATTTGGTAACATAACGAATGAGGGATCATTAGGATCGAGCCCAAATGCTAACCTTTATTTTTATGGTAAAGTATGGACGAATGGCTTTAATGCTTCTCTCAGAGACGAAAGCACCTCCGGCCTCAAAGGCACCGGAGGCTTTTTTAGTTTTGCAGGTAGTAGCGGACAGCAAACCATTTCCGGCGGATTCAATGTGGCTGCAAAGATTGGTGCGAGTTTTCCCAACGTAAATATCAATAACCCGGATGGTGTTATCTTTTATAACCTCAATGACCTGAAGATCAGAAATACCCTTAGCTTATCTAACGGGCTCATATTCCTGAACGGACAGAACCTCATGGTAGGCGATACCTCTGCAGGATCTATCATTGGTTATTCAGACCGGCGTTTTGTGGTAACAGGTACTACCTCCACCGGAGGATTCCTGTATCGTTCCAAACTAAACAGCAGTGCAGGACAGGTGGTATTTCCGATAGGTAGCTCTGCCCTCAATTATGCACCAGCAGCTGTGCAGTATGAAGGAGATGCAGAAGATTTTCATGCACGTGTATTTGACAGTGTTTATCAATATGCCAGTTCCGGAACTTCTATCTATGACACCGTTGTGTACAAAACATGGAACATAGGAGAGGAGCTGGGTGGTACCGGCAAAACAGCTGTAACCCTGCAGCATATGGATAGTAATGAGGGCGATGAATATAGTTTAAACAGGGATGAGAGTTATATCTCTTTATTCAAGGATAGTGAATGGGAACATCGTTACAGCGTGAATGACAACATGAGCACTGGTACGTTGACTTCCCAGGCCATGGCATCATCTGCCACCATGCATTCCCGCGGTTTCGGGGGCATTGGTTTGAATGCTTATTTTGCTAAAAAGACTAACTTTTCCAACAGCTATACTCCAGCTACCATTATTGACTTCAACGCTTACCGTGTAAGTATCTCATTGGTAGATCTGGTTTGGATCACCAGCAGAGAGACTAACATGAATGTGTTTGAAGTAGAGCGCAGACTGGATAACGAAGAAACCTTTACCAAGGTAGGCACCGTAGCCACGAAAGCGCCAAATGGAAACAGCACAACAAAATTGAGTTACTATTATCAGGATACGAATGCCTACGATGGATGGAGCTATTATCGCATTAAGGCAGTATCAAAAACCGGCAAGTACGTCTACTCTGATGTAAGAGAAGTCGGACCACTGGTGGCTGTAACCGTTTACCCGAACCCGAACTGGGGCGATTTCAAGATCAACGTAAGAGGTATCAAGACCACGTTGGTAATGCAATTATACGATGTATGGGGTCAGGTGATGCGTAGACAGGAGATTACAGGAGCCGGAGATGTGGAAGTACACAACTTACCAGCTGGTACTTACTTCCTCGTGATGAAACAAAAAGACACAATGAAAGAAGTGTATACCTGCAAAGTAATAGTGATTGATCATTGA